A window of Mangifera indica cultivar Alphonso chromosome 11, CATAS_Mindica_2.1, whole genome shotgun sequence contains these coding sequences:
- the LOC123228708 gene encoding probable LRR receptor-like serine/threonine-protein kinase At3g47570 produces the protein MESGLYCKHKKSLFLHCSPEAMKQNCFKSKLFLLHFLHLFNLFLVITAATSGFESDRLALLDFKQRISQDPLHIMSSWNSSIHFCNWTGVTCSPTTGRVSILNLESQSLAGSIPPSIGNLTSLTAINLGNNSFRGEVPPEIGRLLLLQDLNISHNYFGGILPMNLSHCKELREINAAYNEFIGKIPDQIDSLLKLVTLRLPVNNLTGRIPALIGNLSSLSSLSLARNNLHGRVPEEIGLLSGMKFFSVSENNLSGTIPSSIYNLSSIYFFSVRKNQLHGQLPSDVGLSLPKLEEFHGASNYFTGSIPVSLPNASNLQVIELYKNSFTGTIPEKFGSLQGLILLDVHANRLGNGDLDDLTFLSSLANCSNLTYLSLAGNRFGGQLPNSIGNLSTSLQTLSLAVNLIHGNIPVEIENLFNLIRLGLRENYLSGLVPDVIGRLNNLQVLTMDGNNFSGLIPLSLGNLTKLFFLTMGKNNFHGSIPLSLGNCQKLQVLHLSSNRLSGTIPEQVFSLSSLSIYFRLSDNLLTGSLPLQVSNLKNLAELDISNNRLSGEIPTSLDSCTSLVRLYLANNMFEGPIPQSFEFLRGLEELDLSCNNLSGRIPEFFGQFSTLKYLNVSSNKLEGEVPKAGIFANASANISLVGNGQLCGGIPKLLLPICSTQVSKKHIKKKVVISTTIGVTGAFLLLIAFVIYYKKKSSQPSSTPFSIDSQLRLSYCDIVRSTDNFSNENLLGVGSFGSVYKGTIPSDEKIVAIKVLKLQNQRALKSFIDECNALKSIRHRNILKIITVCSSVDYEGNDFKCLIFEYMSNGSLDKWLHSVPNDQLGGVKNLNLMQRLNIAVDVASAFDYLHHHCETPIVHCDIKPSNVLLDKDMTAHVSDFGLARFLFEASDNSTQNQIISTGTLRGSIGYIPPEYMDGHVSKLGDIYSYGILLLEMFTGKRPTNEIFKDDLNIHMFVSMAFPNHVMDVVDPRLLSEEANEDDGAEESMIINFESEMNNKKKVEDFLVPVIRIGLICSSTSPSERMAMNIVVNDLKAIRDSFLRSNDKNKERR, from the exons atggagTCTGGACTCTACTGTAAGCATAAGAAATCACTTTTCCTGCATTGCTCACCAGAAGCCATGAAGCAGAACTGTTTCAAATCCAAATTGTTTCTGTTACATTTCCTTCATctatttaatctttttctgGTAATCACCGCAGCTACTTCAGGTTTTGAATCTGATCGACTCGCTTTACTTGATTTCAAGCAACGAATATCTCAAGATCCCCTGCATATAATGAGTTCCTGGAATTCTTCTATCCATTTCTGCAATTGGACTGGTGTTACCTGCAGTCCAACTACAGGAAGAGTCTCAATCTTGAACTTGGAATCGCAAAGCTTGGCTGGCTCCATCCCACCTTCTATAGGAAACCTTACATCTCTCACTGCTATCAACCTCGGAAACAACAGCTTCCGTGGAGAAGTTCCTCCTGAAATAGGCCGTTTACTGCTCCTGCAGGATCTCAATATAAGTCACAATTACTTTGGTGGGATTTTACCAATGAATTTATCTCACTGTAAAGAACTTAGAGAAATTAATGCAGCTTACAACGAGTTTATTGGGAAGATTCCGGACCAGATTGATTCATTGTTGAAATTGGTAACGCTACGCCTTCCAGTTAACAATCTTACAGGAAGAATTCCCGCTTTGATTGGgaatctttcttctctttccaGTCTGTCACTTGCGAGAAATAATTTACATGGAAGGGTACCTGAGGAAATAGGACTGCTATCAGgcatgaaatttttttcagttaGTGAAAATAATCTATCTGGTACGATCCCTTCTTCAATTTATAATCTCTCTTCTATATACTTTTTCTCTGTGAGGAAAAACCAGCTGCATGGGCAACTACCCTCAGATGTTGGCCTCAGTCTCCCTAAACTTGAAGAATTTCATGGTGCTTCTAACTATTTTACTGGAAGTATTCCTGTATCATTGCCTAATGCTTCTAACCTTCAGGTGATTGAACTTTATAAAAATAGTTTCACCGGGACCATTCCTGAAAAGTTTGGCAGTTTGCAAGGTCTAATTTTGCTTGATGTTCATGCAAATAGACTTGGAAATGGAGATCTTGATGATCTGACTTTTTTATCTTCCTTGGCTAATTGTTCAAATCTTACATATTTATCCCTAGCTGGAAATCGTTTTGGAGGACAATTGCCTAACTCCATAGGCAACCTTTCAACTTCGTTGCAAACACTTTCATTGGCAGTCAATCTGATTCATGGAAATATCCCTGTTGAAATTGAAAACCTTTTTAACTTAATCCGTCTAGGATTAAGAGAAAACTATTTGAGTGGTCTTGTTCCTGATGTTATCGGCAGGCTGAATAATCTACAAGTGTTGACTATGGATGGAAACAATTTTTCTGGTTTAATTCCACTATCCCTGGGtaatttaactaaattatttttccttactatgggaaaaaataattttcatggaAGCATACCTCTGAGTCTTGGAAATTGCCAAAAGTTGCAAGTACTACATTTATCTAGTAACAGGCTTAGTGGCACCATACCCGAACAAGTCTTCAGTCTTTCTTCCCTTTCAATCTATTTTCGCTTGTCTGATAATCTTTTGACTGGTTCACTGCCACTTCAAGTGagtaatttgaaaaatcttGCAGAATTGGATATATCCAATAACAGATTATCTGGTGAAATTCCTACAAGTCTTGATAGTTGTACTAGTTTAGTGCGTCTGTATTTGGCAAACAATATGTTTGAAGGGCCTATTCCTCAGTCTTTCGAATTTTTAAGAGGTTTAGAAGAACTAGATCTCTCTTGCAACAACTTGTCAGGTCGAATTCCTGAATTTTTTGGCCAATTTTCAACTCTCAAGTACCTTAATGTTTCGTCTAATAAACTTGAAGGTGAAGTACCCAAGGCAGGGATATTTGCAAATGCAAGTGCGAATATTTCACTTGTTGGAAATGGCCAGCTTTGTGGTGGTATTCCAAAACTACTTCTACCTATATGCTCAACCCAAGTTTCTAAAAAGCATATTAAAAAGAAGGTAGTAATCTCAACGACAATTGGGGTAACAGGTGCATTTCTGTTGTTGATTGCTTTTGTTATATATTACAAAAAGAAATCTTCACAGCCAAGTTCCACCCCATTTTCAATTGACAGCCAACTACGTCTCTCCTACTGTGACATTGTAAGATCAACTGACAacttttcaaatgaaaatttgcTTGGTGTGGGTAGTTTTGGTTCTGTCTACAAAGGTACTATTCCTAGTGATGAAAAAATTGTTGCAATAAAAGTgttaaaacttcaaaatcaaAGAGCTTTAAAGAGTTTCATTGATGAATGCAATGCTTTAAAAAGCATACGTCATCGTAATATCCTCAAGATAATAACCGTTTGCTCAAGTGTTGATTATGAAGGTAATGACTTTAAATGTCTTATTTTTGAGTACATGTCTAATGGAAGTTTGGATAAGTGGCTACATTCGGTTCCTAATGACCAACTTGGTGGAGTCAAGAATTTGAACCTTATGCAGAGACTAAATATAGCAGTTGATGTGGCTTCTGCTTTTGATTATCTCCATCACCATTGTGAGACACCAATTGTTCATTGTGATATTAAGCCGAGCAATGTGCTACTTGATAAAGATATGACAGCCCATGTTAGTGACTTTGGATTAGCGAGGTTTCTTTTTGAAGCATCAGATAATTCCAcgcaaaatcaaataatatcaaCTGGTACTCTAAGAGGTTCTATCGGCTACATTCCTCCAg AGTACATGGATGGTCATGTTTCCAAGCTTGGAGACATATACAGTTATGGTATATTATTGCTGGAGATGTTTACAGGTAAAAGACCgacaaatgaaatatttaaagatGATCTGAACATTCATATGTTCGTTTCAATGGCCTTTCCAAACCATGTCATGGATGTTGTTGACCCACGGTTACTGTCTGAAGAAGCAAATGAAGATGACGGAGCAGAAGAATCCATGATCATAAACTTTGAATCTGAAATGaataacaaaaagaaagtaGAAGATTTCTTGGTTCCGGTAATAAGAATTGGGCTCATATGTTCCTCAACATCTCCCAGTGAGCGGATGGCAATGAACATTGTGGTCAACGACCTAAAAGCCATTAGAGACTCATTCCTCAGGTCTAAcgataaaaacaaagaaaggag